One window of Vitis riparia cultivar Riparia Gloire de Montpellier isolate 1030 chromosome 5, EGFV_Vit.rip_1.0, whole genome shotgun sequence genomic DNA carries:
- the LOC117914450 gene encoding F-box/FBD/LRR-repeat protein At1g13570-like yields MKKQQVGWQFGKGTVRSGFVPIHGFERVVILGCGFRGFFTDNLKGNRMGRRGCKAAKLVGGEGWLVELPDDILSTIISLLPLKEAVRTGILSKRWRSIWTCHSELWFDAASVLGIGDCSASMSGNQPELNSQMQSSKFVEQVDQFMYRRSQGPKINSFSIHFPLGKEFMSHIDQWITCAVTKGVENIDLDLSEYFSFNLKRDDTSSTAFQIYEFPCRLFSVPGGRCTLKHLRLASCHLSALPSSNTLTSLITVDLQRVNISDQQLQDLLSTCSHLERLSLCVCNGLVNLSFSALNLQLKFLSIKNCFRLETIEIHAADLVTFKYGGHLPSFSFKNVPKLAKASLEFFIKSSRTEGVMYALTRFPQDLPQLETLKLLSVLTLKKLQLPENGPTFTNIKQFELTVFPFDDDDDLSWIGYILKAFPLLQKLELNLFSPSFTKQPKEIERFLPECPHRHLSILQINGFYGNRHEVDLLKYLLHNLVALELLVVAPSKKGGEYISWRSQAEHLWCRARLQGAYEWLLAVLPRTVRLEIW; encoded by the exons ATGAAGAAGCAGCAGGTGGGGTGGCAATTTGGAAAGGGAACAGTAAGATCAGGATTTGTTCCCATCCATGGTTTTGAGAGAGTTGTGATCTTAGGCT GTGGGTTTAGGGGATTCTTTACAGACAATTTGAAGGGAAACAGAATGGGTCGACGGGGTTGCAAGGCTGCCAAACTGGTG GGAGGGGAGGGTTGGCTCGTTGAACTACCAGATGATATTCTTTCTACAATAATCTCTTTGCTGCCGTTGAAAGAGGCTGTAAGGACCGGCATCTTGTCAAAAAGATGGAGATCAATTTGGACTTGTCACTCTGAGCTCTGGTTTGATGCTGCTAGTGTACTTGGGATTGGCGATTGCTCCGCTTCCATGTCTGGGAATCAACCTGAATTGAACAGTCAAATGCAGAGTTCCAAGTTTGTGGAACAGGTCGATCAATTCATGTATCGCCGTTCCCAAGGGCCCAAAATAAACTCATTTTCCATCCATTTTCCTTTAGGCAAGGAATTTATGTCTCACATTGATCAGTGGATAACTTGTGCAGTTACGAAGGGAGTTGAAAATATTGATCTCGACTTGTCAGAGTACTTTAGCTTTAACCTTAAGAGGGATGACACATCTTCAACTgcatttcaaatttatgaatttCCCTGTCGGCTTTTTTCTGTCCCAGGGGGAAGATGCACTCTGAAGCATTTGAGATTGGCTTCATGCCATCTCAGTGCTCTTCCAAGTTCCAATACTCTCACCTCTCTGATCACTGTTGATCTCCAAAGAGTAAATATCAGTGATCAACAGCTACAGGATCTCTTATCTACTTGTTCTCATCTGGAACGGCTGAGTCTGTGTGTATGCAATGGActtgtcaatttgagtttttcCGCTCTGAACCTCCAGTTGAAGTTCTTAAGTATAAAGAACTGTTTCAGATTGGAGACAATTGAAATCCATGCTGCAGATCTTGTTACATTTAAATATGGAGGTCATTTACCAAGTTTCTCATTCAAAAATGTCCCAAAGCTGGCTAAGGCTTCTCTGGAATTCTTTATCAAGAGTAGTAGGACGGAAGGTGTGATGTATGCGCTTACAAGATTTCCTCAAGATCTACCACAATTGGAGACTCTAAAATTGTTGTCAGTTTTGACTCTGAAG aAGCTGCAGCTCCCAGAAAATGGACCTACATTCACCAATATCAAGCAATTTGAGCTGACTGTTTTTCCatttgatgatgatgacgatCTCAGTTGGATTGGCTACATCCTGAAGGCTTTCCCGTTGTTGCAGAAGCTAGAACTGAAT TTGTTCTCCCCAAGCTTTACCAAACAACCAAAAGAGATAGAAAGGTTTCTTCCTGAATGCCCCCATAGGCATCTCTCCATATTACAGATAAATGGGTTTTACGGTAATCGGCATGAAGTTGACCTGCTGAAGTATTTGCTTCATAATTTAGTTGCACTTGAACTCCTGGTGGTTGCTCCAAGCAAGAAGGGCGGAGAATATATTTCATGGCGTTCTCAAGCAGAACACTTATGGTGCAGGGCAAGACTGCAGGGTGCCTATGAGTGGCTTCTTGCGGTACTCCCCCGCACTGTCCGTCTAGAAATTTGGtga
- the LOC117914983 gene encoding ABC transporter B family member 11-like, with protein MLVGTVTAVGNGMCLPAVAILFGELMDTFGKTVYTNNMLHEVSKLCLKFVYLSSGAAVASFFQVTCWMVTGERQATRIRSLYLKTILRQDIAFFDKETNTGEVVGRMSGDTVLIQDAMGEKVGMVIQLAATFIGGFFVAFFKGWILVLVLLSCIPPLVASSAVMTILLAKLASQEQTSYSVAASVVEQTIGSIRTVISFTGEKQAIAKYKKSLTKAYDSAVREGLATGLGLGSVMFIVFCIFALAVWFGAKLIINKGYSGGNVVGVIVAVLTASMSLGQTSPCIKAFAAGQAAAFKMFETINRKPEIDAYDTKGLKLDDISGDIELRDVYFSYPARPDEQIFSGFSISIPSGTTTALVGQSGSGKSTVVSLVERFYDPQAGEVLIDGINLKDFQLRWIRQKIGLVNQEPVLFASSIKDNIAYGKDDATIEEIRAAAELANAAKFIHKLPQGLDTMVGEHGMHLSGGQKQRVAIARAILKDPRILLLDEATSALDLGSERIVQEALDRVMMDRTTIIVAHRLSTVRNADMIAVIHQGKIVEKGSHTELLRDPHGAYHQLVQLQEISSESEQHDESWESFGARHHNRFPFPFSFGVSPGINMLETAPAKPNSEPLKHPTEGLVWRLACLNKPEIPVLLLGIVAAIVNGLILPAFAVLFSTIIDNFYDSADKLRKESKFWALMFFILGVASLLITPTRTYLFAVAGCKLIKRIRSMCFEKVVHMEVGWFDKAENSSGAIGGRLSADAASVRSLVGDALALVVQNIATVIAGLAAAFEANWQLALIILVFLPLIGINGFIQLQFTKGFSGDAKKRYEEASQVANEAVGNIRTVASFCAEEKVMQLYQKKCEGPAKTGMTRGLISGLGFGLSFFFVYFIYAVTFYAGARLFRDGKTTFSKILRVFFALSMVGLGVSQSGSYAPDASKAKSCAASIFAILDQISEIDSSGRSGKRLKNVKGDIKFRHVSFRYPTRPEIQIFRDLCLTIRSGKTVALVGESGCGKSTVISLLQRFYDPDSGRITLDGADIQKLQLRWLRQQMGLVSQEPMLFNDTIRANIGYGKEGNATEAEIIAAAELANAHHFISSLQQGYDTAVGERGVQLSGGQKQRVAIARAVVKGPKILLLDEATSALDAESERVVQDALDRIMVGKTTLVVAHRLSTIKGADLIAVVKNGLIAEKGNHESLMNIKNGRYASLVALHATASSQ; from the exons AGTTTGTACTTGAAAACGATATTGAGGCAAGATATTGCCTTCTTTGATAAAGAAACCAACACTGGAGAAGTCGTTGGGAGGATGTCAGGTGACACTGTTCTTATTCAAGATGCCATGGGTGAGAAG gttgggatggttattcaGCTGGCAGCTACATTTATAGGAGGCTTCTTTGTAGCTTTTTTCAAGGGGTGGATTCTTGTCCTTGTCCTGTTATCTTGTATTCCACCTCTTGTTGCATCTAGTGCTGTCATGACCATTCTTTTAGCGAAGCTGGCCTCCCAGGAACAAACTTCTTATTCAGTAGCAGCAAGTGTAGTAGAGCAGACTATTGGATCAATAAGAACt GTTATCTCCTTTACAGGGGAGAAGCAAGCTATAGCTAAATACAAGAAGTCTCTAACCAAAGCTTATGATTCTGCAGTGAGGGAGGGCTTGGCTACTGGGTTAGGTCTTGGTTCTGTTATGTTTATTGTATTTTGCATTTTCGCTTTAGCTGTATGGTTTGGCGCGAAGCTGATAATCAACAAAGGATACTCAGGAGGGAATGTCGTTGGGGTGATTGTTGCTGTGTTGACTGCTTCCAT GTCTCTAGGGCAGACATCTCCATGCATTAAAGCATTTGCAGCAGGACAAGCTGCAGCATTTAAGATGTTTGAGACAATCAATAGGAAGCCAGAGATAGATGCTTATGACACCAAGGGACTGAAATTGGATGATATTAGTGGAGATATCGAATTAAGGGATGTTTATTTCAGTTATCCAGCAAGACCAGATGAACAAATTTTCAGTGGATTCTCTATCTCAATACCTAGTGGTACAACAACAGCTTTGGTTGGTCAGAGTGGAAGTGGGAAATCAACAGTCGTCAGTTTAGTAGAGAGATTCTATGATCCTCAAGCTGGTGAAGTTCTTATAGATGGGATTAATCTCAAGGATTTTCAACTGAGATGGATCAGGCAGAAAATAGGCCTTGTCAACCAGGAACCTGTATTGTTTGCTTCTAGCATTAAAGATAATATTGCCTATGGGAAGGATGATGCCACCATTGAAGAAATTAGAGCTGCTGCTGAGCTCGCCAATGCTGCTAAATTTATTCATAAACTGCCTCAG GGCTTAGACACAATGGTTGGCGAGCATGGAATGCATCTATCTGGAGGCCAAAAGCAGCGCGTTGCTATAGCCAGAGCAATCCTGAAAGACCCGAGAATTCTCCTGCTGGATGAAGCTACAAGTGCTCTTGATTTGGGATCTGAGAGGATTGTGCAAGAGGCATTGGACAGGGTCATGATGGACAGAACTACTATCATTGTTGCCCATCGCTTGAGTACAGTGAGGAATGCAGATATGATTGCAGTCATTCATCAAGGAAAGATTGTTGAAAAAG GTTCACACACTGAGCTACTCAGGGATCCTCATGGGGCATATCACCAGCTTGTACAGTTGCAAGAAATTAGCAGTGAGTCAGAACAACATGATGAAAGTTGGGAATCATTTGGCGCTAGACACCATAACCGTTTCCCATTCCCATTTTCATTTGGTGTATCTCCTGGAATCAATATGCTGGAAACAGCACCTGCAAAGCCCAACTCAGAACCATTAAAACATCCAACAGAAGGTCTAGTTTGGCGCTTGGCCTGTCTTAACAAGCCAGAAATCCCAGTCTTACTGCTAGGTATTGTAGCTGCAATTGTCAACGGCTTAATATTACCCGCGTTTGCAGTACTATTTTCCACTATAATCGACAATTTCTATGATTCAGCCGATAAACTCCGGAAGGAGTCTAAGTTTTGGGCGTTAATGTTTTTCATTCTTGGTGTGGCATCCTTGTTGATAACCCCGACAAGGACCTACCTCTTTGCTGTTGCTGGGTGTAAGTTAATTAAAAGGATCCGATCCATGTGCTTTGAGAAAGTTGTTCACATGGAGGTAGGCTGGTTCGACAAAGCCGAGAACTCGAGCGGTGCCATTGGAGGGAGGCTGTCTGCAGATGCAGCTTCAGTACGAAGTCTGGTTGGAGATGCGCTTGCTTTGGTGGTTCAGAACATTGCAACAGTAATTGCTGGCTTGGCTGCTGCTTTTGAAGCAAACTGGCAGTTGGCTCTCATTATCCTTGTTTTCCTACCCCTAATAGGAATTAATGGATTTATTCAGCTGCAATTCACAAAGGGTTTCAGCGGAGATGCCAAG AAAAGGTATGAGGAAGCAAGTCAAGTAGCCAACGAGGCAGTTGGGAATATTAGAACAGTAGCTTCTTTCTGTGCTGAAGAGAAGGTGATGCAGCTGTACCAGAAGAAATGTGAAGGCCCAGCAAAGACAGGGATGACACGAGGCTTGATCAGTGGGTTAGGCTTTGGGCTATCattcttctttgtttattttatctatGCAGTCACTTTTTATGCTGGAGCCCGTCTTTTTCGAGACGGGAAGACAACATTCTCAAAGATCTTAAGA GTGTTCTTTGCTCTCAGTATGGTGGGCCTAGGCGTCTCTCAGTCTGGCTCTTATGCCCCTGATGCCAGTAAAGCTAAAAGTTGTGCTGCTTCAATATTTGCAATTCTTGACCAGATATCAGAAATAGACTCTAGTGGCAGGTCTGGAAAGAGACTAAAAAATGTAAAGGGAGACATCAAGTTTCGGCATGTCAGTTTCAGGTATCCCACTAGGCCTGAAATCCAAATTTTCCGGGATCTTTGCCTGACTATTCGCTCTGGCAAG ACAGTTGCCTTGGTTGGAGAAAGTGGGTGTGGAAAATCCACTGTGATCTCATTACTGCAGAGATTTTATGATCCTGATTCAGGTCGTATAACACTGGATGGGGCCGACATCCAAAAGCTGCAGCTGAGATGGCTGAGGCAGCAGATGGGTTTGGTGAGCCAGGAACCAATGTTATTCAATGACACCATCCGAGCCAATATTGGATATGGAAAAGAAGGAAATGCAACAGAGGCAGAAATCATAGCTGCAGCAGAATTAGCCAATGCCCACCACTTCATTAGTAGTTTACAACAG GGGTATGATACAGCAGTAGGTGAACGTGGGGTGCAGTTGTCAGGAGGACAGAAGCAAAGAGTGGCCATTGCCAGGGCTGTGGTAAAGGGCCCAAAGATACTGCTACTAGATGAAGCCACCAGTGCCCTTGACGCTGAATCTGAACGGGTGGTTCAAGATGCCCTGGACAGAATCATGGTGGGGAAAACCACATTGGTGGTAGCCCACCGGCTGTCCACGATCAAGGGAGCTGATTTGATTGCAGTGGTCAAGAATGGGTTGATTGCAGAAAAAGGAAATCATGAAAGTTTGATGAATATTAAGAATGGTCGTTATGCCTCCTTGGTTGCACTACATGCCACTGCTTCATCTCAGTGA